Proteins encoded together in one Dermacentor variabilis isolate Ectoservices chromosome 2, ASM5094787v1, whole genome shotgun sequence window:
- the LOC142571607 gene encoding U6 snRNA-associated Sm-like protein LSm6, with translation MSRRQTPSEFLKQIIGRPVVVKLNSGLDYRGVLACLDGYMNIALEQTEEYVNGQLKNKYGDAFIRGNNVLYISTQKRRI, from the exons ATGAGTCGACGCCAAACGCCCAGCGAATTTTTGAAGCAAATTATTGGACGACCTGTTGTCGTCAAGTTAAACTCTGGTTTGGACTACCGAG GTGTTCTCGCGTGTCTTGATGGCTACATGAACATTGCTCTTGAGCAGACCGAAGAATATGTCAATGGTCAGCTGAAAAACAAGTACGGCGACGCTTTCATTCGAGGGAACAACG ttctgtaCATCAGCACACAGAAAAGGAGGATATGA